Sequence from the Flavobacterium sp. J372 genome:
TGTATCTCTAACAATGCAGGTGTTGATGACTTCGGGCTTGGGCTGCTGTTGCAGAAAAAGCAGATAAAAAAGATGATATCATCATATGTTGGAGAGAATGCCGAGTTTGAACGCCAGATGCTAAGCGGCGAACTGGAGGTAGAACTTACACCACAGGGTACGCTGGCAGAAAAATGCCGCGCTGCACAGGCGGGTATCCCTGCATTTTACACTCCGGCAGGTTATGGAACCGAAGTGGCTGAAGGTAAGGAAGCACGTGAGTTTAATGGCAAAATGCACATTATGGAAGAAGCCTATAAGGCGGACTTCGCCATAGTAAAAGCATGGAAAGGCGATGAGGCGGGCAACCTGATATTTAAGGGTACGGCACGTAATTTCAACTCATGCATGGCCGGTGCAGCAAAAATTACTATTGCAGAGGTTGAAGAGCTTGTACCTGCAGGTACGCTAGACCCGAACCAGATACATATCCCAGGGATATTTGTGAAGCGCATTTTCCAAGGCGCTACCTACGAAAAGCGCATAGAGCAACGTACAACCAGAAAACGTAACTAAGATGTTAGGAAAAGAAGATATAGCGAAAAGAATCGCAAAAGAAGTTCAGGACGGGTACTTTGTAAACCTGGGCATTGGCATACCAACGCTTGTAGCTAACTATGTACGTGAAGATATTTCAGTTGAATTCCAGAGTGAGAATGGCGTGTTGGGCATGGGTCCGTTTCCGTTTGAAGGCGAGGAAGATGCTGATGTTATCAATGCCGGTAAGCAGACCATCACGACATTACCCGGTGCATCATTCTTTGATTCGGCTACCAGTTTCGGGATGATACGCGGGCAGCATGTTGACCTTACCATACTCGGTGCGATGGAAGTTGCCGAGAACGGCGACATCGCCAACTGGAAAATCCCTGGTAAAATGGTAAAAGGCATGGGCGGCGCCATGGATTTAGTAGCTTCGGCCGAAAATATAATCGTAGCAATGATGCACGTAAACAAAGCCAGCGAATCAAAACTGCTTAAAAGATGCTCTCTGCCCCTTACAGGCGTTGGCTGCGTGAAAAAGGTAGTTACAGAGCTTGCCGTGCTTGAAATCGTGCCAGAGGGCTTTAAATTGCTTGAACGTGCACCGGGCGTTACCGTTGAAGACATCAAAAATGCCACTGAAGGCAACCTTATTATTGAGGGCGATATACCGGAGATGGTGATTGACTAGTTTTTTTTAAGTCGCAGTCGCAGTTTTAAGTTAAGAAGTGTATACAACCTGCAAGGTTTCCAAAACCTTGTAGGTTTTTTATTTATGAAAGAAGAGGACTTTACCTGCGCTTCGACAAGCTCAGCGCGACTGAAACTGACAACTGTGACTGCGACTAAATACTACTACTCGGTATCGCTGCAATCAGCTTCTTCGTGTAGTCTTTCTGCGGACGCTCATATAAGGCATCAGCCTCATTCATTTCTTCAATTTTACCTTTGTTCATTACCAGCACCTGGTCGCTCATATATTTTACTACAGCGAGGTCATGCGAAATGAAAATATAAGTAAAACCGAAATTTTCCTTTAGTTCATTAAGTAAGTTCAACACCTGCGCCTGTACAGAAATATCCAAGGCAGAAACCGACTCGTCACACACTATGAGCTTTGGCTGAAGGGCAATAGTGCGCGCAATGCCGATACGCTGACGCTGCCCACCGGAAAACTCATGCGGGTAGCGGTTAAAGTGCTCCTCTCCCAGCCCAACACGGTTGAGTATCTCAATGACTTTCTCGCGGCGTTCTTTATCGTTTTTGTAAAGCCCATGTACCTGCATAGGTTCCATAATGGCTTTGCCTACAGTAATGCGTGGGTTTAGCGATGAATATGGATCCTGAAAGATTATTTGAATTTCTTTTCGGAGTTCACGTATTTCTCCTGATGAAAGTTTAGTAAGGTCTGTTCCCCTGTAGAGGATTTTTCCGGCAGTCGGCTTATCGAGTTGAAGGATGGTATTCCCAAGTGTCGACTTACCGCAGCCCGACTCACCCACCAGCCCAAGCGTTTCACCCTCATATATCTTGAAACTAACATCGTCAACCGCCTTAAAATTTACGTTTTTGCCAAATAACCCGGCTGATGAAACGTATTCTTTCTCTACATTAATTACTTCCAGCAATGGGGGTTTTGAATAGATATCATTGTGCTCCTGCCGGCGCTGTGATGATGTAATTTCTTCAGGATTGACCGTGTTGTTGAGATAATCACCAATAGTAGGCAAACGCTTTAACCGAACATCGAGAGAAGGCCTTGAGCTAATCAGGGCTTTAGTATAAAGATGCTTAGGATTATTGAAAATCTCATTAGCATCGCCTTGCTCCACAATCTCGCCACGATACATCACCAGTACCCTGTTAGCAATGTCACTTACTAATGACAAGTCATGAGAAATGAAGATAATGCTCATGCCGGTTTCCTGCTGGAGTTCTTTCAGTAACAAGATTATTTCTTTCTGTACCGTAACGTCAAGAGCAGTAGTAGGCTCATCGGCAATCAATATTTTGGGCTTGCAGGCAATCGCCATAGCGATCATTACACGCTGTTTCTGTCCGCCCGAAATCTCGTGGGGGTAGCGGTTGTAAATTTTGTCGGGGTTGGGCAGCTTCACTTTTTCAAACAGTAAAATCACCTTTGCTTTTATTTCTCTATCAGAAAGTGAAGTATGTTCTTTCAGTATCTCGGCAACCTGGTAGCCGCATTTTAGTGATGGGTTGAGCGAGCTCATAGGTTCCTGGAAAATCATGCTGATGTCATTGCCCCGCATTTTACGCAGCTCTTTTTCAGTCATGGCTGACACGTCCTTACCCTCAAAACTGATGTTGCCTTCGGTAATCTGCAAAATGCCTTTCGGCAGAAGCCCCATCACGGCAAGCGAGGTAACCGACTTACCCGAACCCGATTCTCCTACAATACCCAGTATCTCATTTTGATTGAGCACAAAAGCACTGTTTTTTACAATGGGTGTCCATTGCTTGTCTTTTCTTGCTGAAATTGTAACGTTGTTGATATGGAGAAGCGGGGTGTTCATAGCGCTAAGATATTAAAAGTTTGCTGTCAGCCTGAGCCTGTCAAAGGCACGTTATTGATAGCGCTTCGACAGGCTCAGCGTGACTGAGAACTGTGACTGCGACTAAAAAAGTTAATTACACATGCACCACCTCATCATCAACCAGTAAATC
This genomic interval carries:
- a CDS encoding 3-oxoacid CoA-transferase subunit B codes for the protein MLGKEDIAKRIAKEVQDGYFVNLGIGIPTLVANYVREDISVEFQSENGVLGMGPFPFEGEEDADVINAGKQTITTLPGASFFDSATSFGMIRGQHVDLTILGAMEVAENGDIANWKIPGKMVKGMGGAMDLVASAENIIVAMMHVNKASESKLLKRCSLPLTGVGCVKKVVTELAVLEIVPEGFKLLERAPGVTVEDIKNATEGNLIIEGDIPEMVID
- a CDS encoding CoA transferase subunit A — its product is MINKKVQNVQEALHDIKDGMTIMLGGFGLCGIPENSIAELVNMGVTDLTCISNNAGVDDFGLGLLLQKKQIKKMISSYVGENAEFERQMLSGELEVELTPQGTLAEKCRAAQAGIPAFYTPAGYGTEVAEGKEAREFNGKMHIMEEAYKADFAIVKAWKGDEAGNLIFKGTARNFNSCMAGAAKITIAEVEELVPAGTLDPNQIHIPGIFVKRIFQGATYEKRIEQRTTRKRN
- a CDS encoding ABC transporter ATP-binding protein; the protein is MNTPLLHINNVTISARKDKQWTPIVKNSAFVLNQNEILGIVGESGSGKSVTSLAVMGLLPKGILQITEGNISFEGKDVSAMTEKELRKMRGNDISMIFQEPMSSLNPSLKCGYQVAEILKEHTSLSDREIKAKVILLFEKVKLPNPDKIYNRYPHEISGGQKQRVMIAMAIACKPKILIADEPTTALDVTVQKEIILLLKELQQETGMSIIFISHDLSLVSDIANRVLVMYRGEIVEQGDANEIFNNPKHLYTKALISSRPSLDVRLKRLPTIGDYLNNTVNPEEITSSQRRQEHNDIYSKPPLLEVINVEKEYVSSAGLFGKNVNFKAVDDVSFKIYEGETLGLVGESGCGKSTLGNTILQLDKPTAGKILYRGTDLTKLSSGEIRELRKEIQIIFQDPYSSLNPRITVGKAIMEPMQVHGLYKNDKERREKVIEILNRVGLGEEHFNRYPHEFSGGQRQRIGIARTIALQPKLIVCDESVSALDISVQAQVLNLLNELKENFGFTYIFISHDLAVVKYMSDQVLVMNKGKIEEMNEADALYERPQKDYTKKLIAAIPSSSI